From Lawsonia intracellularis PHE/MN1-00, the proteins below share one genomic window:
- a CDS encoding 50S ribosomal protein L11 methyltransferase has translation MSKLLCIEIIADDTQLDVIISILFQYIPYGWEEESLSTGETILRIHCDNSEVKHTVCNKLQSVFPNIKIHVKEVPIQDWSIAWRDFFTPVIADQFLILPPWLLDTTPKSDQQIIVIEPKCAFGTGHHATTVLCLESISHCAKKGYLQPGMRFFDLGTGTGILGIACSLLGLTGIGADIDPIAISNASENIALNKVESQMVITEAGVEAGLGESFNLIVANILAEPLKCLALDLIELLAPSGNLILSGLLDYQADDVEAAYSKLGKAQRVISGEWVALIWNRQG, from the coding sequence ATGTCTAAACTATTATGTATTGAAATTATTGCTGATGATACACAGTTAGATGTAATTATTAGTATTTTATTTCAATATATTCCATATGGATGGGAAGAAGAGAGTCTTTCAACAGGTGAAACAATATTACGAATTCATTGTGATAATTCTGAAGTAAAGCATACAGTGTGTAATAAACTTCAAAGTGTTTTCCCTAATATTAAAATCCATGTTAAAGAGGTACCAATTCAAGATTGGTCTATAGCATGGAGAGATTTTTTCACTCCAGTAATAGCTGATCAATTTCTTATTCTTCCTCCATGGCTTTTAGATACAACACCAAAAAGTGATCAACAGATAATTGTTATAGAGCCTAAATGTGCATTTGGTACAGGACATCATGCAACAACAGTATTATGCCTTGAATCTATTAGTCATTGTGCTAAAAAAGGCTATCTTCAGCCAGGAATGCGGTTTTTTGATCTTGGAACAGGAACAGGTATTTTAGGTATTGCTTGTTCTTTACTAGGGTTAACAGGTATAGGTGCGGATATTGATCCTATAGCTATTTCTAATGCATCAGAAAACATAGCATTAAATAAGGTAGAATCTCAAATGGTCATTACAGAAGCAGGAGTAGAAGCAGGTTTAGGAGAATCTTTTAATCTTATTGTTGCTAATATTCTTGCAGAACCTTTAAAGTGTCTTGCATTAGATCTTATAGAGCTTCTTGCTCCTTCTGGGAATCTAATTCTTTCTGGACTACTTGATTACCAGGCTGATGATGTAGAAGCTGCATACTCAAAATTAGGAAAAGCACAAAGAGTTATTTCAGGTGAATGGGTAGCACTTATATGGAATAGACAAGGTTAG
- the rimI gene encoding ribosomal protein S18-alanine N-acetyltransferase, whose product MDPIYTQKCIPLTYSDLPEILALEKQYTSHTWNIPQFVNVLKQKGYKTFGVQTYCKKLIGYIFIYYNQDYLEVINIVVAKQMQRKGYGKLLLNTALRLAAKKGILKIILEVRATNDSAIAFYKSFGFIQTGIRQKYYSDTNEDALIYSKKVTSDIL is encoded by the coding sequence ATGGACCCAATCTACACACAGAAATGTATACCTCTTACCTATTCTGATTTACCTGAAATTCTTGCTCTAGAAAAACAATATACTTCACATACATGGAATATACCTCAATTTGTAAATGTTCTCAAACAAAAAGGATATAAAACTTTTGGTGTACAAACATACTGTAAAAAACTTATAGGCTATATTTTTATTTACTATAACCAGGATTACTTAGAAGTCATTAATATTGTAGTAGCAAAGCAAATGCAACGAAAAGGATATGGAAAACTTTTGCTTAATACAGCATTGCGACTAGCTGCTAAAAAAGGTATCCTCAAAATAATATTAGAAGTAAGGGCAACAAACGATTCCGCTATTGCTTTTTATAAGAGTTTTGGTTTTATTCAAACAGGAATACGGCAGAAATATTATTCTGATACAAATGAAGATGCCCTTATATATTCAAAAAAAGTTACATCAGATATTTTGTAA
- a CDS encoding amino acid ABC transporter ATP-binding protein encodes MAMIEIKDIHKWYGEFQVLKGISERIEKGEVLVICGPSGSGKSSLIRCINRLESIQEGDILFEGKSIFDPDVDINELRTEVGMVFQQFNLYPHLSVVDNVTLAPIKVRGVSKADAHVLAMELLARVGIDSQALKFPGELSGGQQQRVAIARALAMQPKVMLFDEPTSALDPEMINEVLSCMKDLAREGMTMVCVTHEMGFAREVSDKVIFMDHGVILEEGPPEEFFGNPQHERTKSFLKEILSHH; translated from the coding sequence ATGGCGATGATAGAAATAAAAGATATTCACAAATGGTATGGTGAATTTCAAGTTCTTAAGGGTATTTCAGAACGTATAGAAAAAGGTGAAGTATTAGTTATTTGTGGTCCATCAGGTTCTGGAAAGAGTTCACTTATTCGTTGTATTAATAGGTTAGAGTCTATTCAGGAAGGTGATATCCTTTTTGAAGGAAAAAGTATTTTTGATCCTGATGTAGATATAAATGAACTAAGAACAGAAGTAGGTATGGTTTTTCAGCAATTTAATTTATATCCACATCTTTCTGTTGTGGATAATGTGACATTAGCGCCTATAAAAGTTCGAGGGGTGAGTAAGGCAGATGCACATGTTTTAGCAATGGAGTTGCTTGCACGTGTTGGTATTGATTCTCAAGCATTGAAATTTCCTGGAGAACTTTCAGGAGGACAACAGCAGCGTGTGGCTATTGCTAGAGCTCTAGCTATGCAACCAAAAGTAATGCTTTTTGATGAACCTACTTCAGCTTTAGATCCGGAAATGATTAATGAAGTATTGTCATGTATGAAAGATCTTGCACGTGAAGGTATGACTATGGTTTGTGTTACCCATGAAATGGGTTTTGCTCGAGAAGTTTCTGATAAAGTTATTTTTATGGATCATGGTGTAATTCTTGAAGAAGGTCCACCAGAAGAGTTTTTTGGTAATCCACAGCATGAGCGTACAAAGAGCTTCTTAAAAGAGATTTTATCACATCATTAA
- a CDS encoding DUF2156 domain-containing protein, with translation MSEAAFSPVHPSKFDNYTLLWEMTPQHSSDYTLTNIWGWKDFYGLEWMFESGLCWIRQTRHVDGADYIFWAPIGDWNSIDWVNLPLFKRGLHMQRVPEMLCSLLQEILPRKINIEETPGQWEYIYSTKDLTTLSGRRFDSKRNHLNSFFREYKEDYRPIGDSNILELIEFQKEWYKWRECKKSPSLAAEGEVLCDIFKNWGLFPSLRGGALYSNNKVIAFSIGETLDENTVVVHFEKAKPGIRGAYQAINNCFVRYECNDFDFINREQDLGEEGLKKAKQSYYPIGFLKKNYVTVFPES, from the coding sequence ATGAGTGAAGCAGCGTTTTCTCCAGTACATCCTTCAAAATTTGATAATTATACCTTATTATGGGAGATGACTCCCCAACACTCTTCTGACTACACACTAACAAATATCTGGGGTTGGAAAGATTTTTATGGATTGGAGTGGATGTTTGAGTCTGGTTTATGCTGGATTCGTCAGACACGTCATGTTGATGGAGCAGATTATATTTTTTGGGCTCCTATAGGAGATTGGAATTCTATTGACTGGGTTAATCTTCCCCTTTTTAAAAGAGGATTACATATGCAACGTGTGCCTGAAATGTTATGTTCTTTATTGCAAGAAATATTACCCAGAAAGATAAATATAGAAGAAACACCAGGGCAGTGGGAATATATTTATTCAACAAAAGATCTTACTACTCTTTCAGGGAGAAGATTTGATAGTAAAAGAAATCACTTAAATAGTTTTTTTAGAGAATACAAAGAGGACTATAGGCCAATAGGAGATTCTAACATATTAGAACTTATTGAGTTTCAAAAAGAATGGTATAAATGGAGAGAATGTAAGAAATCTCCTTCATTAGCTGCTGAAGGGGAGGTACTTTGTGATATTTTTAAAAATTGGGGATTATTTCCAAGTTTAAGAGGTGGAGCACTCTATAGTAACAATAAGGTAATTGCATTTTCTATAGGTGAAACTTTGGATGAAAATACTGTTGTTGTCCACTTTGAAAAAGCTAAGCCTGGAATTCGAGGTGCTTATCAGGCTATTAATAACTGTTTTGTACGTTATGAATGTAACGATTTTGATTTTATTAATCGTGAGCAAGACTTAGGAGAAGAGGGGTTAAAAAAAGCAAAACAAAGTTACTATCCAATAGGATTTTTAAAGAAAAATTATGTAACAGTTTTTCCTGAGTCTTAA
- a CDS encoding MATE family efflux transporter, producing MKIKNKYQQIQEIWQLTWPQASMLLCQFFISITDVWAAGQLGSEVQASIGIIAQAQMLLLSLVMAASSGAVASISQSLGAKKYIRAQRYIGLVVFSCLILGVCLTILGVIFQVPFLEFVQTPESIFSMALIFFEFYLLALPGQYMLTIGSAVFRAVKSVYIPLYVAIIIGILNFIGDMAFGLGWWGWPSYGAIGIAWTTFISVSFGGVVILFLLFYNHWLTRYSFPPWCWIKKGSMYLLQVAGPSLATAAIWQTGYLVLFIIAGTLPSEGVATLAGLTAGIRIEAILFLPGIAFSMTSAILVGYALGLGNKQEAKHVLLMVVFVACLSMSFLGAMLWPWRDTLAAFLSSDPLVRQEIVSYLSYNILCVPFTIASIVLAGGLNGAGASIYPMIIFGCSIWGIRLPLAWFLSHFLWETSSGVYMALLVSQVVQSMLLLWIVLRYNWARFSMYNSMSK from the coding sequence GTGAAAATAAAAAATAAATACCAACAAATTCAAGAAATATGGCAATTGACATGGCCTCAAGCCTCTATGTTACTATGCCAATTTTTTATTAGTATTACAGATGTTTGGGCAGCTGGTCAGTTAGGTTCAGAAGTGCAAGCTTCAATAGGTATTATTGCTCAAGCTCAAATGTTATTATTATCTCTTGTCATGGCAGCATCTAGTGGTGCTGTGGCATCTATAAGTCAGTCTCTTGGGGCTAAAAAATACATCAGAGCACAGCGTTATATAGGACTTGTTGTTTTTAGTTGTCTTATTCTTGGAGTTTGTCTCACAATTCTTGGAGTTATATTTCAAGTACCATTCTTAGAATTTGTGCAAACCCCTGAATCTATTTTCTCTATGGCACTTATATTTTTTGAGTTTTATCTGTTAGCATTGCCTGGCCAGTATATGTTAACTATTGGTTCTGCTGTTTTTCGTGCTGTAAAATCTGTATATATTCCTTTATATGTTGCTATCATTATAGGTATACTCAATTTTATTGGAGATATGGCTTTTGGTCTTGGATGGTGGGGGTGGCCTTCATATGGTGCTATAGGCATTGCATGGACTACATTTATTTCTGTTTCTTTTGGGGGTGTGGTTATCCTCTTTCTTTTATTCTATAATCATTGGCTCACTCGATACAGTTTTCCCCCTTGGTGTTGGATTAAGAAGGGGTCCATGTATTTACTACAAGTTGCTGGACCCTCTCTTGCTACTGCAGCTATTTGGCAAACAGGGTACCTTGTTCTATTTATCATTGCAGGAACTCTGCCTTCTGAAGGTGTTGCTACATTAGCAGGACTTACAGCTGGTATACGTATAGAAGCTATTTTGTTTTTACCTGGAATAGCTTTTAGTATGACATCTGCTATTCTTGTAGGATATGCTTTAGGACTTGGGAATAAGCAAGAAGCAAAGCATGTACTCCTTATGGTTGTTTTTGTAGCTTGTTTATCTATGTCTTTTTTAGGAGCCATGTTATGGCCTTGGAGAGATACACTTGCAGCTTTTTTATCTTCTGATCCATTAGTACGTCAGGAAATAGTTAGTTACCTTAGTTATAATATACTATGTGTGCCGTTTACAATAGCAAGTATAGTTCTTGCAGGAGGGCTTAATGGTGCAGGTGCATCAATATACCCTATGATTATTTTTGGTTGTTCTATATGGGGTATACGGTTACCTTTAGCATGGTTTTTAAGTCATTTTTTGTGGGAAACGTCTTCAGGCGTTTACATGGCCCTTCTTGTTTCACAAGTTGTACAGTCAATGTTACTTTTATGGATTGTACTACGTTATAATTGGGCACGTTTTTCAATGTATAATAGTATGTCAAAATAG
- a CDS encoding rod shape-determining protein: protein MKRKYIAMDLGTANTLVFIQSQGIVLNEPSTVAIDTLSGKVLAVGKEAHAYIGKVPHNIEVIRPLKDGCIADFDMAQTLIANLLQKIIGKWLVRKPHMIICVPINITGVERRAVIDTAKRAGAHEVRLIEEPIAAAIGASLPVLEPIGSMIVDIGGGTTDIAVISMGEKACAQSVRVAGDALNKAVQRYLQEHMQIFVGEIMAEKIKMTLGSLETPPEPLTMEISGKHITNSGPTNLKLDHTHVQKAITPVIDIILKSILDVLEQTPPELSADIMQQGILLTGGGSLIQGLNTCITNLTGLPVNVDRTPLTTVINGAGATLDDIARYKQLLLE from the coding sequence ATGAAACGTAAGTACATTGCTATGGATTTAGGTACAGCAAATACTCTTGTGTTTATTCAGTCACAAGGGATTGTCCTTAATGAACCATCAACAGTTGCTATCGATACTCTTTCTGGAAAAGTCCTTGCTGTTGGAAAAGAAGCTCATGCATATATTGGTAAAGTTCCACACAATATAGAAGTCATTCGGCCTCTTAAAGATGGTTGTATTGCTGATTTTGATATGGCTCAAACACTTATAGCTAATCTACTACAAAAAATTATAGGAAAATGGTTAGTTAGAAAACCACATATGATTATTTGTGTTCCTATTAATATAACAGGAGTAGAAAGAAGAGCAGTTATTGATACAGCTAAACGAGCTGGAGCTCATGAAGTTCGACTTATTGAAGAACCAATAGCAGCTGCTATTGGTGCTAGTCTACCAGTCCTTGAACCAATTGGTAGTATGATTGTTGATATTGGTGGAGGAACAACAGATATTGCTGTTATTAGTATGGGTGAAAAAGCTTGTGCTCAATCTGTAAGAGTTGCAGGTGATGCATTAAATAAAGCTGTCCAGCGTTATCTTCAAGAGCATATGCAAATATTTGTTGGAGAAATCATGGCAGAAAAAATCAAAATGACTTTAGGTTCACTAGAAACACCACCAGAGCCTCTCACTATGGAAATTTCTGGAAAACATATCACAAATAGTGGACCAACAAACTTAAAACTTGATCATACACATGTCCAAAAAGCTATTACTCCTGTTATTGATATTATACTTAAATCAATTCTTGATGTTTTAGAACAAACACCACCTGAGCTTTCCGCAGATATTATGCAACAAGGAATATTACTTACAGGAGGAGGTTCTCTTATTCAAGGTCTTAACACTTGTATAACAAACCTTACAGGACTGCCTGTTAATGTGGACAGAACTCCCTTAACAACTGTAATAAATGGAGCAGGAGCAACACTTGATGATATCGCTAGATATAAACAACTACTCTTAGAATAA
- a CDS encoding heavy metal translocating P-type ATPase, which yields MLHSNLILLELTVSKQQTLNFIVKGMSCTSCSSRLERTLGNIPEIQSVTVSLNNSMATVIPIPEANIKKLIQEVISETEKTGFIANYLAEDLAEQKTWILQQESISHYLEELKQRLIIEFFFTILVLFISMGPMWGVPVPVFVNPKTYPLNNAIAQLLLTIPVIWSGRYFYLIGFSRLWKMSPNMDTLVALSTSAAIIYSIWSTIEISFGNYYTEPSLYYETAVVLITLISLGKYFEMLSRFRMSDAISRLMNLVPETALRLSSLSDQEESFEEVPLSNIKVGDIVQVRPGSKVPVDGKILKGSSSINTSMLTGESMPVFVTVGDKVIGGTINLSGMFLMHAEKVGLNTALAHIIRLVREAQGSKAPISRITDQISLIFVPVVIAIALVSGLTWLLLGDTSIADSIRIVMTVLVISCPCALGLATPMSIMIATGRGAQLGLLIKSGAALEYAADLDTIVFDKTGTLTEGKPHLIHTVPLKTMPDNELLRITASLEAVSEHPLADAIVRAAHKHGLVLYPVINFMSYPGRGVRGELQVKTESITVLVGNKTFLEEHHISLDNKVGITTLEEFAGQSFISLLVAINGQFSGIIAVTDPIREESNSVTEQLQHMGIRTIMLTGDSKQTAQIVANHLHLNEVIADVMPEGKAYAIQELKNKGFRVGMVGDGINDAPALAKADVGIAIGSGIDIAIETSDIVLLNSLSTNHPLSGLVSALLLSRATLRNIRQNLFWAFGYNIICIPIAAGILKLFGGPLLSPMLAGLAMALSSISVVLNALRLKKFTPS from the coding sequence ATGTTGCATAGCAACCTAATACTGTTGGAGCTAACTGTGTCTAAACAACAGACATTGAACTTTATTGTCAAAGGCATGAGTTGTACCTCATGTTCTTCAAGGCTTGAGCGTACATTAGGTAATATTCCTGAAATACAATCTGTTACTGTAAGCCTTAATAATTCAATGGCAACAGTTATTCCAATCCCTGAAGCTAATATAAAAAAGCTTATTCAAGAAGTCATTTCTGAAACAGAAAAAACTGGTTTTATTGCTAACTACTTAGCAGAAGATCTTGCTGAACAAAAAACATGGATTCTTCAACAAGAATCCATCTCTCATTACTTAGAGGAACTCAAACAACGCCTTATTATAGAATTCTTTTTTACTATACTAGTTCTCTTCATTTCAATGGGACCAATGTGGGGAGTTCCTGTCCCTGTATTTGTTAATCCTAAAACATATCCTCTAAATAATGCTATTGCACAACTTTTATTAACTATTCCTGTAATTTGGTCAGGTAGATATTTTTACCTTATAGGATTCTCAAGGCTCTGGAAAATGAGTCCTAATATGGATACACTTGTTGCTCTTAGTACTAGCGCTGCTATAATCTATAGTATATGGTCCACAATAGAAATAAGCTTTGGAAACTATTATACTGAACCTAGTCTCTATTATGAAACAGCAGTTGTCCTTATTACACTCATTTCTTTAGGAAAATATTTTGAAATGCTCTCACGCTTCAGGATGTCAGATGCAATAAGCCGATTAATGAACTTAGTTCCAGAAACAGCATTACGCCTTTCTTCTCTATCTGATCAAGAAGAATCTTTTGAGGAAGTGCCTCTTAGCAATATAAAAGTAGGAGATATTGTTCAAGTGCGTCCTGGCTCAAAAGTTCCTGTAGATGGGAAAATATTAAAAGGCTCTTCAAGCATTAATACTTCAATGCTTACAGGTGAATCTATGCCTGTTTTTGTAACTGTAGGAGACAAAGTTATTGGTGGTACTATAAACCTTTCAGGCATGTTTCTTATGCATGCAGAAAAAGTTGGACTTAATACAGCGTTAGCACACATTATACGCCTAGTTCGTGAAGCACAAGGTTCTAAAGCACCAATATCTCGTATAACAGACCAAATAAGTCTTATCTTTGTACCAGTAGTTATAGCTATAGCTTTAGTAAGTGGACTTACATGGTTGTTACTTGGCGATACATCTATTGCAGATTCTATCCGTATTGTTATGACTGTACTTGTAATATCTTGCCCTTGTGCTTTAGGATTAGCAACTCCTATGTCAATTATGATTGCCACAGGAAGAGGGGCACAATTAGGACTTCTTATTAAATCTGGTGCAGCACTTGAATATGCAGCAGATCTTGATACTATTGTTTTTGATAAAACAGGAACACTTACAGAAGGAAAACCACACCTTATTCATACAGTTCCCCTAAAAACAATGCCAGATAATGAACTTCTTCGTATAACAGCCTCATTAGAAGCTGTATCAGAACATCCTTTAGCAGATGCTATTGTGAGAGCTGCACATAAACATGGCCTTGTACTTTACCCTGTTATAAACTTTATGTCCTATCCTGGTCGAGGAGTACGTGGAGAACTTCAAGTGAAGACAGAATCTATAACTGTTTTAGTTGGTAACAAAACATTCCTTGAAGAACATCATATTTCTTTAGACAATAAAGTAGGAATAACAACCCTTGAAGAATTTGCAGGACAAAGCTTTATATCTTTACTTGTAGCTATAAATGGACAGTTTTCAGGGATAATTGCAGTAACTGATCCTATTCGAGAAGAAAGTAATAGTGTAACAGAACAATTACAGCATATGGGAATCCGTACAATTATGCTTACAGGTGATAGTAAACAAACAGCTCAAATAGTTGCTAATCATTTACACCTGAATGAAGTTATTGCTGATGTAATGCCAGAAGGGAAAGCTTATGCTATCCAAGAACTTAAAAATAAAGGATTTCGTGTTGGAATGGTTGGTGATGGTATTAATGATGCACCAGCTCTTGCTAAGGCTGATGTAGGAATAGCCATAGGAAGTGGAATAGATATAGCAATTGAAACAAGTGATATTGTTCTTCTTAATTCTTTATCAACAAATCATCCACTATCTGGCTTAGTTTCGGCACTCTTATTGAGCCGTGCTACTCTTAGGAATATTCGACAAAATCTTTTTTGGGCATTTGGTTATAATATAATATGTATACCAATCGCTGCAGGTATATTAAAACTCTTTGGTGGGCCTTTACTTTCACCTATGCTAGCTGGTCTTGCAATGGCACTTTCATCTATATCTGTCGTCCTTAATGCATTACGACTGAAAAAATTTACACCATCTTAA
- the tpiA gene encoding triose-phosphate isomerase, whose amino-acid sequence MKILIAANWKMNKNRLEAKDMIEKLMSMPEGIPPQRDIVLFPPFLAIDTIKEKLKNSTIVIGAQNFYPAPSGAFTGEISLEMLKDVGCSWVLIGHSERRHIIGELPTLIEQKTKLALSYGFSIILCIGETAQEREAGLVNSVLEQQLRTSLTDIPSKAISQLVIAYEPVWAIGTGKVASQQDIITAHTLIRKILHNMIGNTSQNIRILYGGSVNSENASSILELDNVNGLLVGGASLQAESFMKIIHAGFSE is encoded by the coding sequence ATGAAAATACTTATAGCAGCAAACTGGAAAATGAATAAAAACCGGCTAGAAGCAAAGGATATGATTGAAAAACTTATGTCTATGCCAGAAGGGATTCCTCCCCAAAGAGATATTGTTCTTTTCCCTCCCTTTCTTGCTATTGATACAATAAAAGAAAAATTAAAAAATTCTACTATTGTCATTGGAGCACAAAATTTCTATCCTGCCCCTTCAGGTGCTTTTACAGGAGAAATTTCTTTAGAAATGCTTAAAGATGTAGGCTGCTCATGGGTTCTTATTGGTCATTCTGAACGTCGTCATATTATAGGTGAACTACCTACACTTATTGAACAAAAAACAAAACTTGCTTTATCATATGGATTTTCTATCATTCTATGTATTGGAGAAACTGCACAAGAACGAGAAGCTGGACTTGTTAACAGTGTGTTAGAGCAACAATTGAGAACAAGCCTTACAGATATTCCTTCAAAAGCTATTTCACAACTTGTCATTGCATATGAACCAGTTTGGGCAATTGGTACAGGAAAAGTTGCTTCTCAACAAGATATTATAACTGCCCATACTCTAATAAGAAAAATTTTACATAATATGATAGGTAATACAAGCCAAAACATCAGAATTCTATATGGTGGAAGTGTCAACTCCGAAAATGCTTCTTCTATTCTAGAACTTGACAATGTAAATGGTCTTCTGGTAGGGGGTGCTTCTTTACAAGCAGAATCTTTTATGAAAATTATACATGCTGGATTTTCTGAATAG
- a CDS encoding tRNA (cytidine(34)-2'-O)-methyltransferase, protein MHILLYQPEIPPNTGNIARLCAATHTPLHLIEPLGFKLEDRYLKRAGLDYWKHVILKVWPQLDDYLLSDGLGRRLVITSARGGVAVHQFMFSADDTLVFGRETAGLPKDLMDQYEHKVRIPIYSTVRSLNLSTAAGIILYQALSITGMLTKIS, encoded by the coding sequence ATGCATATTCTTCTTTATCAACCTGAGATACCTCCAAATACCGGTAATATTGCCAGGTTATGTGCAGCAACACATACACCTCTCCATCTTATAGAACCTTTAGGGTTTAAGCTAGAAGATAGATATTTAAAGAGGGCAGGTCTTGATTATTGGAAACATGTAATATTAAAAGTTTGGCCTCAACTAGATGATTATTTACTTTCAGATGGATTAGGACGACGGCTTGTTATAACAAGCGCACGTGGAGGGGTAGCTGTACATCAATTTATGTTTTCTGCAGATGATACTCTTGTTTTTGGTCGTGAAACAGCAGGATTACCTAAAGATTTAATGGATCAATATGAACATAAAGTGCGTATTCCTATATATAGTACAGTCAGAAGTCTAAATCTTTCTACAGCAGCAGGTATTATTTTATATCAAGCACTATCTATAACTGGTATGCTTACTAAGATAAGTTGA
- the secG gene encoding preprotein translocase subunit SecG — protein MNTLILSLHLIVCILLVIIVLLQSGKEGMGVIFGGGNTSVFGSSGAGGLLTKLTAFLAIIFIITSLSYNIITNTNSANQSTILDVQIENSSNTTQAHPQSNQESSVDNHQKE, from the coding sequence GTGAATACTCTCATTCTTTCCCTACATCTAATAGTTTGTATTCTTCTTGTGATTATTGTTTTACTTCAATCTGGAAAAGAAGGCATGGGAGTCATTTTTGGTGGCGGTAATACGTCTGTTTTTGGAAGTTCAGGAGCTGGAGGACTTCTTACAAAACTAACAGCATTTCTTGCTATTATATTTATTATTACATCCCTAAGCTACAATATTATCACTAATACTAATTCAGCTAATCAATCAACAATTCTTGATGTACAAATTGAAAATTCATCCAACACAACACAAGCTCACCCACAATCAAACCAAGAGTCTTCAGTTGATAATCACCAAAAAGAGTAG
- a CDS encoding NUDIX domain-containing protein gives MNNIFYPIDAFNNDKAPVVEFIDADCKTLIIAPITHAPRLKLGYKVVWVQLFDSNRRIYLSRRASHLVTYPNLWDFSASGYILAGESCEDAALRELLLCFGIDKASLSNPRSYFFPLQENFILSTLYTVSVMTTSIHFCYDYIQDGMFLDEDELTGFSSELSEFLTPSLLWAIHNKIIF, from the coding sequence ATGAATAATATTTTTTATCCAATAGATGCTTTTAATAACGATAAAGCACCAGTTGTAGAATTTATAGACGCTGACTGCAAGACTTTGATTATTGCACCTATAACACATGCACCAAGGCTTAAGTTGGGATATAAAGTTGTTTGGGTACAGCTTTTTGACTCTAACCGTCGTATATATTTAAGTCGTAGAGCATCACATCTTGTAACTTATCCTAACTTGTGGGATTTCTCAGCTAGTGGGTATATCCTAGCAGGAGAGTCATGCGAGGATGCTGCTCTTAGAGAACTTCTCTTATGTTTTGGAATAGATAAAGCTTCATTATCTAATCCTAGATCCTATTTTTTCCCTTTGCAAGAGAATTTTATTCTTTCCACACTATATACAGTTTCTGTTATGACTACTTCTATTCATTTTTGTTATGACTATATACAAGATGGGATGTTCTTGGATGAAGATGAGTTAACAGGATTTAGCTCAGAATTATCAGAATTTTTGACACCATCATTATTATGGGCAATTCATAATAAAATAATTTTTTGA